A single window of Crassostrea angulata isolate pt1a10 chromosome 8, ASM2561291v2, whole genome shotgun sequence DNA harbors:
- the LOC128159339 gene encoding basic salivary proline-rich protein 4-like, with product MKATLFCLAILCGCLLVQARPRPKNGEGKDALGRLERLLENLEERGVADNEEGERRRPPPRNGDNEDGQRRRPPPCNADDADCQRRRPPPRDERENESGDKRRPPPRDGDNEDGQRRRPPPRDERQNESDDRRRPPPRDGDNEDGQRRRPPPRDERQNESDDRRRPPPRDGDNEDGQRRRPPPRDERENESGDRRRPPPRDGDNEDGQRRRPPPCDADDANCQQRRPPPRDGDNEDGQRRRPPPRDERQNESGERRRPPPRDGDNEDGQRRRPPPRDERENESGDRRRPPPRDGDNEDGQRRRPPPCDADDADCQQRRPPPRDGDNENGQRRRPPPRDERENESGDRRRPPPRNGDNEDGQRRRPPPCDADDADCKRRRPPPRDERENEESGDRRRPPPRDGDNEDGQRQRPPPRGQRRPPPPCDADDEDCNRRRPPPKDNQESSD from the coding sequence GCGTTGCGGATAACGAAGAGGGAGAGAGACGAAGACCTCCACCCCGTAATGGCGATAATGAAGATGGCCAACGTCGACGACCCCCACCATGCAATGCCGATGATGCAGATTGCCAACGTCGACGACCCCCACCACGTGACGAACGTGAAAATGAAAGTGGTGATAAAAGACGACCCCCACCACGTGATGGTGATAATGAAGATGGTCAACGTCGACGACCCCCACCGCGTGACGAACGACAAAATGAAAGTGATGATAGACGAAGACCCCCACCACGTGATGGCGATAATGAAGATGGTCAACGTCGACGACCCCCACCGCGTGACGAACGACAAAATGAAAGTGATGATAGACGAAGACCCCCACCACGTGATGGCGATAATGAAGATGGCCAACGTCGACGACCCCCACCACGAGATGAACGTGAAAATGAAAGTGGTGATAGACGAAGACCCCCACCACGTGATGGTGATAATGAAGACGGTCAACGTCGCCGACCCCCACCATGTGATGCTGATGATGCAAACTGTCAACAGCGAAGACCTCCACCACGTGATGGTGATAATGAAGATGGTCAACGTCGAAGACCCCCACCACGAGACGAACGACAAAATGAAAGTGGTGAAAGAAGAAGACCCCCACCACGTGATGGTGATAATGAAGATGGTCAGCGTCGACGACCCCCACCACGTGACGAACGTGAAAATGAAAGTGGTGATAGACGAAGACCGCCACCACGTGATGGTGATAATGAAGATGGTCAACGTCGACGACCCCCACCATGTGATGCTGATGATGCAGACTGTCAACAGCGAAGACCCCCACCACGTGATGGTGATAATGAAAATGGTCAACGTCGAAGACCCCCACCACGTGACGAACGAGAAAATGAAAGTGGTGATAGAAGAAGACCCCCACCACGAAATGGCGATAATGAAGATGGTCAACGTCGACGACCTCCACCCTGTGATGCTGATGATGCAGATTGCAAACGGCGAAGACCCCCACCACGTGACGAACGTGAAAATGAAGAAAGTGGCGATCGACGAAGACCCCCACCACGTGATGGCGATAATGAAGATGGTCAACGTCAACGACCTCCACCACGTGGTCAACGTCGACCACCTCCACCATGCGATGCTGATGATGAAGATTGCAACCGACGAAGACCCCCACCCAAAGATAATCAAGAGAGCAGCgattaa
- the LOC128161481 gene encoding uncharacterized protein LOC128161481 isoform X1: MKPTLVCLTVLCGCLLVQARSSTPKNGEKEDALNRLERVLENLEKQGIGDNKEFERREQPLRDGDNENGERRRPPPCVADDEDCERRQPPRDERQSDRDEARRRPPPRALGQHEIEQSSNRQKPPQRDERQSAKYMYDPRRRPPFRGQRKSEENSDRRQPLQREERQNSHGESKRRPPSRGEHEIEESGNRRRPPQRDERQSDRDEPKSRPPTQGERQNIDSVDRQKPSMGHVEDGDKRRPLPRDERQSEQDGTKRRPSPRGERENEESGDRRRPPPYDDENEDGERRSLSIIQC, from the exons ATGAAGCCTACCCTTGTCTGCTTGACTGTTTTGTGCGGGTGTCTGCTCGTGCAGGCAAGATCATcg ACACCAAAGAATGGAGAGAAAGAAG ATGCATTGAATCGTCTTGAGCGTGTCCTCGAAAATCTAGAAAAGCAAG GCATTGGGGATAACAAAGAGTTTGAACGACGAGAACAACCGCTTCGTGACGGTGACAATGAAAATGGTGAGCGTCGACGACCCCCACCATGCGTTGCTGATGATGAAGATTGCGAACGACGACAACCCCCGCGTGATGAACGTCAAAGCGATCGAGATGAAGCTAGACGCAGGCCTCCTCCTCGAGCTCTTGGCCAACATGAAATTGAACAAAGTAGCAATCGACAAAAACCTCCACAACGTGATGAACGTCAAAGcgctaaatacatgtatgacccTAGACGCAGGCCTCCTTTTCGTGGCCAACGtaaaagtgaagaaaatagCGATCGACGGCAACCCCTACAGCGTGAGGAACGCCAAAACAGTCATGGTGAATCTAAACGCAGGCCTCCTTCTCGTGGCGAACATGAAATTGAAGAAAGTGGCAATCGACGAAGACCCCCACAACGTGATGAACGTCAAAGCGATCGAGATGAACCTAAAAGCAGGCCTCCTACTCAAGGCGAACGTCAAAATATTGATAGTGTCGATCGACAAAAACCATCTATGGGCCACGTTGAAGATGGCGACAAACGACGACCTCTCCCGCGTGATGAACGTCAAAGCGAGCAAGATGGAACCAAGCGTAGACCTTCTCCTCGTGGCGAACGTGAAAATGAAGAAAGTGGCGATCGACGAAGACCCCCGCCTTATGATGACGAGAATGAAGATGGTGAGCGTCGTAGCCTCTCCATCATTCAATGTTAA
- the LOC128161480 gene encoding balbiani ring protein 6-like isoform X1 gives MRPTLVCLTVLCGCLLVQARSSTPKNGEEKDALNRLERVLKNLEKQGIGDNKEFERREHLLRDSDNENGERQRPPPCVADDEDCERRQPPRDERQSDRDEPRRRPPPRALGQREIEESSNQQKPPQRDERQGAKFMYEPRCWPPYCGQRKRKENSERRQLLQRKKRQNDQDGSKRRPPSRGEHEIEESTNRQKPPQRDERQSAKYMYDPRRRPFVRGQHKNEENSKRRQPLQREERQNNQAGPIRRTPSRGEQEIEKSSNRRRPPQRDERQSDRDEPSIGENKEFERREHLLRDGDNENGERRRPPPCVADDEDCERRQPPRDELQSDRDEARRRPPPRALGQREIEESSNRQKPPQRDERQGAKFMYEPRCWPPYCGQRKRKENSKRRQLLQHEERQNNPGGPKRRLPSRGEHEIEESGNRRRPSQRDERQNDRDEPRCRPLTQGERQNRE, from the exons ATGAGGCCTACCCTTGTCTGCTTGACTGTTTTGTGCGGGTGTCTGCTGGTGCAGGCAAGATCAtca ACACCAAAGAATGGAGAGGAAAAAG ATGCATTGAATCGTCTTGAGCGTGTCCTCAAAAATCTAGAAAAGCAAG GCATTGGGGATAACAAAGAGTTTGAACGACGAGAACACCTGCTTCGGGACAGTGACAATGAAAATGGTGAGCGTCAACGACCCCCACCATGCGTTGCTGATGATGAAGATTGCGAACGACGACAACCCCCACGTGATGAACGTCAAAGCGATCGAGATGAACCTAGACGCAGGCCTCCTCCTCGAGCTCTTGGCCAACGTGAAATTGAAGAAAGTAGCAATCAACAAAAACCTCCACAACGTGATGAACGTCAAGGCGCTAAATTCATGTATGAACCTAGATGCTGGCCTCCTTATTGTGGCCAACGTAAACGTAAAGAAAATAGCGAACGACGGCAACTCCTACAACGTAAAAAACGCCAAAACGATCAAGATGGATCTAAACGCAGGCCTCCTTCTCGTGGCGAACATGAAATTGAAGAAAGCACCAATCGACAAAAACCTCCACAACGTGATGAACGTCAAAGcgctaaatacatgtatgacccTAGACGCAGGCCTTTTGTTCGTGGCCAacataaaaatgaagaaaatagcAAACGACGGCAACCCCTACAACGTGAAGAACGTCAAAACAATCAAGCTGGACCTATACGCAGGACTCCTTCTCGTGGcgaacaagaaattgaaaaaagtagCAATCGACGAAGACCTCCACAACGTGATGAACGTCAAAGTGATCGAGATGAACCTA GCATTGGGGAGAACAAAGAGTTTGAACGACGAGAACACCTGCTTCGTGACGGCGACAATGAAAATGGTGAGCGTCGACGACCCCCACCATGCGTTGCTGATGATGAAGATTGCGAACGACGACAACCCCCACGTGATGAACTTCAAAGCGATCGAGATGAAGCTAGACGCAGGCCTCCTCCTCGAGCTCTTGGCCAACGTGAAATTGAAGAAAGTAGCAATCGACAAAAACCTCCACAACGTGACGAACGTCAAGGCGCTAAATTCATGTATGAACCTAGATGCTGGCCTCCTTATTGTGGCCAACGTAAACGTAAAGAAAATAGCAAACGACGACAACTCCTACAGCATGAAGAACGCCAAAACAATCCAGGTGGACCTAAACGCAGGCTTCCTTCTCGTGGCGAACATGAAATTGAAGAAAGTGGCAATCGACGAAGACCTTCACAGCGTGATGAACGTCAGAACGATCGAGATGAACCTAGATGCAGGCCTCTTACTCAAGGCGAACGTCAAAATAGGGAGTGA
- the LOC128161481 gene encoding uncharacterized protein LOC128161481 isoform X2 encodes MKPTLVCLTVLCGCLLVQARSSTPKNGEKEGIGDNKEFERREQPLRDGDNENGERRRPPPCVADDEDCERRQPPRDERQSDRDEARRRPPPRALGQHEIEQSSNRQKPPQRDERQSAKYMYDPRRRPPFRGQRKSEENSDRRQPLQREERQNSHGESKRRPPSRGEHEIEESGNRRRPPQRDERQSDRDEPKSRPPTQGERQNIDSVDRQKPSMGHVEDGDKRRPLPRDERQSEQDGTKRRPSPRGERENEESGDRRRPPPYDDENEDGERRSLSIIQC; translated from the exons ATGAAGCCTACCCTTGTCTGCTTGACTGTTTTGTGCGGGTGTCTGCTCGTGCAGGCAAGATCATcg ACACCAAAGAATGGAGAGAAAGAAG GCATTGGGGATAACAAAGAGTTTGAACGACGAGAACAACCGCTTCGTGACGGTGACAATGAAAATGGTGAGCGTCGACGACCCCCACCATGCGTTGCTGATGATGAAGATTGCGAACGACGACAACCCCCGCGTGATGAACGTCAAAGCGATCGAGATGAAGCTAGACGCAGGCCTCCTCCTCGAGCTCTTGGCCAACATGAAATTGAACAAAGTAGCAATCGACAAAAACCTCCACAACGTGATGAACGTCAAAGcgctaaatacatgtatgacccTAGACGCAGGCCTCCTTTTCGTGGCCAACGtaaaagtgaagaaaatagCGATCGACGGCAACCCCTACAGCGTGAGGAACGCCAAAACAGTCATGGTGAATCTAAACGCAGGCCTCCTTCTCGTGGCGAACATGAAATTGAAGAAAGTGGCAATCGACGAAGACCCCCACAACGTGATGAACGTCAAAGCGATCGAGATGAACCTAAAAGCAGGCCTCCTACTCAAGGCGAACGTCAAAATATTGATAGTGTCGATCGACAAAAACCATCTATGGGCCACGTTGAAGATGGCGACAAACGACGACCTCTCCCGCGTGATGAACGTCAAAGCGAGCAAGATGGAACCAAGCGTAGACCTTCTCCTCGTGGCGAACGTGAAAATGAAGAAAGTGGCGATCGACGAAGACCCCCGCCTTATGATGACGAGAATGAAGATGGTGAGCGTCGTAGCCTCTCCATCATTCAATGTTAA
- the LOC128161480 gene encoding uncharacterized protein LOC128161480 isoform X2: MERKKALGITKSLNDENTCFGTVTMKMVSVNDPHHALLMMKIANDDNPHVMNVKAIEMNLDAGLLLELLANVKLKKVAINKNLHNVMNVKALNSCMNLDAGLLIVANVNVKKIANDGNSYNVKNAKTIKMDLNAGLLLVANMKLKKAPIDKNLHNVMNVKALNTCMTLDAGLLFVANIKMKKIANDGNPYNVKNVKTIKLDLYAGLLLVANKKLKKVAIDEDLHNVMNVKVIEMNLALGRTKSLNDENTCFVTATMKMVSVDDPHHALLMMKIANDDNPHVMNFKAIEMKLDAGLLLELLANVKLKKVAIDKNLHNVTNVKALNSCMNLDAGLLIVANVNVKKIANDDNSYSMKNAKTIQVDLNAGFLLVANMKLKKVAIDEDLHSVMNVRTIEMNLDAGLLLKANVKIGSDDRKRNPLIFFNSLKILRIFNLQ, translated from the exons ATGGAGAGGAAAAAG GCATTGGGGATAACAAAGAGTTTGAACGACGAGAACACCTGCTTCGGGACAGTGACAATGAAAATGGTGAGCGTCAACGACCCCCACCATGCGTTGCTGATGATGAAGATTGCGAACGACGACAACCCCCACGTGATGAACGTCAAAGCGATCGAGATGAACCTAGACGCAGGCCTCCTCCTCGAGCTCTTGGCCAACGTGAAATTGAAGAAAGTAGCAATCAACAAAAACCTCCACAACGTGATGAACGTCAAGGCGCTAAATTCATGTATGAACCTAGATGCTGGCCTCCTTATTGTGGCCAACGTAAACGTAAAGAAAATAGCGAACGACGGCAACTCCTACAACGTAAAAAACGCCAAAACGATCAAGATGGATCTAAACGCAGGCCTCCTTCTCGTGGCGAACATGAAATTGAAGAAAGCACCAATCGACAAAAACCTCCACAACGTGATGAACGTCAAAGcgctaaatacatgtatgacccTAGACGCAGGCCTTTTGTTCGTGGCCAacataaaaatgaagaaaatagcAAACGACGGCAACCCCTACAACGTGAAGAACGTCAAAACAATCAAGCTGGACCTATACGCAGGACTCCTTCTCGTGGcgaacaagaaattgaaaaaagtagCAATCGACGAAGACCTCCACAACGTGATGAACGTCAAAGTGATCGAGATGAACCTA GCATTGGGGAGAACAAAGAGTTTGAACGACGAGAACACCTGCTTCGTGACGGCGACAATGAAAATGGTGAGCGTCGACGACCCCCACCATGCGTTGCTGATGATGAAGATTGCGAACGACGACAACCCCCACGTGATGAACTTCAAAGCGATCGAGATGAAGCTAGACGCAGGCCTCCTCCTCGAGCTCTTGGCCAACGTGAAATTGAAGAAAGTAGCAATCGACAAAAACCTCCACAACGTGACGAACGTCAAGGCGCTAAATTCATGTATGAACCTAGATGCTGGCCTCCTTATTGTGGCCAACGTAAACGTAAAGAAAATAGCAAACGACGACAACTCCTACAGCATGAAGAACGCCAAAACAATCCAGGTGGACCTAAACGCAGGCTTCCTTCTCGTGGCGAACATGAAATTGAAGAAAGTGGCAATCGACGAAGACCTTCACAGCGTGATGAACGTCAGAACGATCGAGATGAACCTAGATGCAGGCCTCTTACTCAAGGCGAACGTCAAAATAGGGAGTGACGATCGGAAAAGAAACCCCCTCATCTTCTTcaattcattgaaaatactacgtatttttaACTTACAATAA